From Mycobacterium lacus, one genomic window encodes:
- a CDS encoding DUF4189 domain-containing protein, whose protein sequence is MTIITRRRRLAVAVASMATATAMTLGLAPEATAADQYGAIAYSGNGSWGRSWDYPTRAAAEATAVKGCGYSDCKVLTSFTGCGAVAANGKAYQGGVGPDLPTAMKDALTKLGGGYIDTWACN, encoded by the coding sequence ATGACGATCATTACCCGTCGGCGGCGGTTAGCGGTGGCCGTCGCAAGCATGGCCACCGCCACCGCGATGACCCTTGGGCTCGCCCCCGAGGCGACCGCCGCCGATCAATATGGCGCGATTGCCTACTCCGGCAATGGCTCATGGGGCCGATCGTGGGACTACCCAACCAGAGCGGCGGCCGAGGCCACCGCCGTCAAAGGTTGCGGCTACTCGGACTGCAAGGTCCTCACCAGCTTCACCGGCTGTGGCGCCGTGGCCGCGAATGGCAAGGCCTACCAAGGGGGTGTTGGGCCCGACCTGCCCACCGCGATGAAGGACGCCTTGACCAAACTCGGCGGAGGCTACATCGACACCTGGGCCTGCAACTAA